One window from the genome of [Clostridium] celerecrescens 18A encodes:
- a CDS encoding DUF4914 family protein: protein MLECLRDMNLPEYVTDILAESKGVVIPKTRKDLLTLAMGNSENTEFYIEYEVEGKGKVLEATATKCKNGVVVNYTDDYMRRRDPDCLLIADNKPTDKPRYEEVYQSDFETLRTETFDWLKKQELIFFPFKSGGLEYGYDSILIAPLNAGFFAAGLADLQGFLNIDEISSDFNPRAVVFLAPPFRHTHFDGKQIVVHNRLDKIHEVYSYNLYPGPSAKKGIYGVLLNIGEEEGWVTAHASTVKVITPYDNEIVIMHEGASGGGKSEMIEDIHKEMDGRAILGRNTVTGEKNYLVLNETCDLIPVTDDMALCHPKMQNDSKKLVVKDAESAWFLRLDNIKCYGSSPQYEKILIQPEEPLIFLNMQAVPGATCLVWEHTLDQNGKPCPNPRVVLPRRLVPKAIDTPVEVDVRSFGVRTPACTKENPTYGILGILHILPPALAWLWRLVAPRGFNNPSIIDSLEMTSEGVGSYWPFATGKKVTQANLLLDQILSSTNTRYVLIPNQHIGAYEVSFMPQWVAREYIARRGSAKFKPEHLVEARCPLLGFGLDSLKIDGQYIRRAFLRPETQQEVGIQGYDDGAKILTDFFKQELMNYYTDDLNPLGKQIIDMFLAGATVKDYLEIIPMRY from the coding sequence ATGCTGGAATGTTTACGTGATATGAATTTACCCGAGTATGTAACAGATATATTGGCTGAGTCAAAAGGTGTCGTTATTCCAAAGACCAGGAAAGATTTGCTGACGCTGGCAATGGGGAATTCTGAAAATACCGAGTTTTACATTGAATATGAAGTAGAAGGAAAAGGCAAGGTTTTGGAAGCTACTGCTACTAAGTGTAAAAACGGAGTCGTAGTCAATTATACTGACGATTACATGAGAAGACGTGATCCTGACTGTCTGTTAATTGCAGATAATAAACCAACGGATAAACCCAGATACGAGGAGGTTTATCAGTCTGATTTTGAAACTCTGAGAACGGAAACCTTTGACTGGCTGAAAAAGCAGGAGCTGATTTTTTTCCCATTTAAGTCAGGCGGACTTGAGTATGGATATGATTCAATCCTGATCGCCCCCTTAAACGCTGGATTTTTCGCAGCCGGACTTGCAGATCTGCAGGGATTTTTAAATATTGACGAGATTTCTTCTGACTTTAATCCAAGAGCGGTTGTATTTCTGGCTCCTCCGTTTCGGCATACCCATTTTGACGGTAAGCAGATCGTGGTTCATAACCGTCTGGATAAAATTCATGAAGTATATTCCTATAATTTATATCCCGGTCCAAGTGCCAAAAAGGGTATCTACGGAGTTCTTCTTAATATTGGAGAAGAAGAAGGCTGGGTAACGGCACATGCATCAACGGTAAAAGTAATCACTCCTTATGACAATGAGATCGTCATCATGCACGAAGGTGCTTCCGGCGGCGGTAAAAGTGAAATGATCGAAGATATTCACAAGGAAATGGATGGCAGGGCTATATTAGGAAGAAATACTGTTACAGGTGAAAAGAACTACCTGGTATTAAATGAAACCTGTGATCTGATACCGGTGACAGATGACATGGCATTATGCCACCCCAAGATGCAGAATGACAGCAAAAAGCTGGTGGTCAAGGATGCGGAATCCGCTTGGTTCTTACGCCTTGATAACATCAAGTGTTATGGTTCCTCTCCCCAATATGAGAAAATACTGATTCAGCCGGAAGAACCCCTAATCTTCTTAAACATGCAGGCAGTACCTGGTGCCACCTGTCTGGTTTGGGAACATACCCTGGATCAGAACGGAAAGCCCTGCCCCAACCCCCGTGTTGTTTTACCAAGAAGACTGGTTCCCAAAGCTATAGATACACCTGTGGAAGTAGACGTGAGAAGCTTTGGCGTGCGGACTCCGGCATGTACGAAAGAAAATCCGACATACGGTATTCTTGGTATTCTACACATACTGCCTCCGGCACTGGCCTGGTTATGGCGTCTTGTGGCCCCAAGAGGATTCAATAATCCAAGTATTATCGATTCCCTGGAAATGACCAGTGAAGGGGTCGGATCTTACTGGCCTTTTGCAACCGGTAAAAAGGTGACCCAGGCAAACCTTTTGCTTGACCAGATTTTAAGTTCAACCAATACCCGGTATGTCCTGATTCCCAACCAGCATATCGGTGCATATGAGGTGAGCTTTATGCCCCAGTGGGTTGCCAGAGAGTACATTGCCCGCCGAGGAAGCGCCAAATTTAAACCGGAGCATCTTGTGGAAGCCCGCTGTCCGCTTCTTGGCTTTGGCCTTGATTCCTTAAAAATAGACGGACAGTACATCAGAAGAGCTTTTTTAAGGCCGGAAACCCAGCAGGAGGTAGGCATTCAGGGATACGACGACGGAGCGAAAATCCTGACAGACTTCTTTAAGCAGGAGCTGATGAATTATTATACCGATGATTTAAATCCATTAGGAAAGCAGATCATAGATATGTTCCTGGCAGGTGCCACTGTTAAGGATTATCTGGAAATCATTCCAATGAGATATTAA
- a CDS encoding DUF2294 domain-containing protein, which produces MTKGQLEAKISEVVSKFEVEYMGRGPKTIRTYVLNDMIIVRLIGFLSPSEKKLTESAQGIELLKKVRTSLFEGGREYLEKILTDVIDVSIISTHSDISTKTGEKIIVITVDRNLEELYTSK; this is translated from the coding sequence ATGACAAAAGGTCAGCTGGAAGCTAAAATCAGTGAAGTTGTCAGTAAATTTGAAGTTGAATATATGGGAAGGGGTCCTAAGACGATCCGTACCTATGTGTTAAATGATATGATCATAGTCAGGTTAATTGGATTCTTAAGCCCTTCCGAGAAGAAACTGACGGAAAGCGCCCAGGGTATTGAGCTGCTTAAGAAAGTCCGGACTTCCCTGTTCGAGGGCGGAAGGGAATATCTGGAGAAAATATTAACCGATGTTATTGATGTGTCTATAATCAGCACTCACTCGGATATCAGCACGAAAACAGGTGAAAAGATTATTGTCATTACTGTTGATAGGAATTTGGAAGAGCTATATACATCTAAATAA
- a CDS encoding MFS transporter translates to MLKNLITNVRELRDFLILWITQSFSALGSAMTNFALVIWSYQQQGSALTTSLLAICSYAPYVLLSIFAGALSDRWNKKATMLLSDSFAALCTVSVLILMTTGKLQIWHLYLINTLNGLMNTVQQPASDVSISLLAPQKHYQKVSGMRSLSNSLVTVLTPMLATALLSFGSIRLVILFDLITFSIAFLSLLCFVKIPQVTEGHGLERETVLQSAKSGLRYLKDNRGILDLILFLAVINFTASIFNAALPAMVLSRAGGGELALGMINTVTGIATMVGSILVSILPPPKSRVRVICNCLLFSMSTENFILAFGRSTPVWCFGAILGWIFIPVMNANMDVLFRTKIPIEMQGRVYSARNTLQFFTIPLGYLCGGILVDRVFEPYMAGQTAGSLWTALFGTGKGSGAAMLFFVIGFWGALSCLPFRADRNIWKLEESF, encoded by the coding sequence ATGTTAAAAAATTTAATAACAAACGTCAGGGAACTTCGTGATTTTCTGATTTTATGGATTACACAGTCATTTTCAGCCCTGGGCAGTGCAATGACCAACTTCGCACTGGTGATCTGGTCTTATCAACAGCAGGGGTCGGCTCTCACCACCTCGTTATTGGCCATCTGTTCTTATGCACCCTATGTTCTTTTGAGCATTTTTGCAGGCGCACTGAGTGACCGTTGGAACAAAAAGGCTACCATGCTGCTCAGTGACAGCTTTGCTGCGTTATGTACTGTTTCCGTGCTTATTCTGATGACAACTGGTAAACTCCAGATTTGGCATCTGTATTTGATCAATACCCTGAATGGATTAATGAACACGGTACAGCAGCCGGCGTCTGATGTGTCCATCAGCCTGTTGGCCCCGCAAAAGCATTACCAGAAGGTCAGCGGGATGCGTTCCTTATCCAATTCGTTGGTTACCGTACTGACACCTATGCTGGCGACCGCCCTGCTTTCTTTTGGAAGCATCCGTCTTGTCATCCTGTTCGATTTAATTACTTTTTCCATAGCGTTCCTATCACTGTTATGCTTTGTCAAAATCCCGCAGGTCACAGAGGGTCACGGCTTGGAGAGAGAAACGGTATTACAGTCTGCCAAAAGCGGCTTGCGGTATCTTAAAGATAACCGGGGAATTCTCGATCTGATTCTATTTTTGGCTGTTATCAATTTTACTGCTTCTATTTTCAATGCTGCCCTGCCTGCTATGGTACTATCACGTGCCGGCGGCGGAGAACTGGCCCTTGGCATGATCAACACTGTTACGGGAATTGCAACAATGGTCGGAAGCATTTTGGTTTCTATCCTGCCACCGCCCAAAAGCCGGGTCCGGGTGATTTGTAATTGCCTGCTTTTTTCCATGAGTACCGAGAACTTTATCCTTGCTTTTGGCAGGAGTACTCCCGTATGGTGTTTTGGCGCAATTCTTGGCTGGATATTTATTCCTGTTATGAATGCCAATATGGATGTTCTTTTCCGTACAAAAATCCCCATTGAAATGCAGGGCCGCGTCTATTCAGCAAGGAATACCTTGCAGTTTTTTACCATTCCCCTGGGATATTTATGCGGCGGTATTTTGGTAGACCGGGTGTTTGAACCGTATATGGCAGGGCAGACGGCGGGCAGTCTGTGGACCGCACTGTTTGGGACAGGAAAAGGCTCCGGCGCAGCGATGTTATTTTTTGTGATCGGATTTTGGGGTGCCTTATCATGCCTGCCCTTTCGGGCAGACAGAAATATATGGAAACTGGAGGAATCGTTTTAA
- a CDS encoding arsenate reductase ArsC has product MNKPKVAFVCVHNSCRSQIAEALGKHLASDAFESYSAGTETKPQINQDAVRLMNRLYGIDMEQTQHSKLLSDIPPADIVVTMGCNVKCPLLPCKYREDWGLNDPSGMDDTVFLETITLIRDKILNLRDRIQNGTI; this is encoded by the coding sequence ATGAATAAACCAAAAGTAGCGTTTGTATGCGTCCATAATTCCTGCCGAAGCCAGATAGCAGAAGCTCTTGGCAAGCACCTTGCCTCAGATGCCTTTGAAAGCTATTCTGCCGGGACAGAGACTAAACCGCAAATCAACCAGGACGCAGTGCGGCTTATGAATCGACTTTATGGTATAGATATGGAGCAGACCCAGCATAGCAAGCTCCTATCTGATATTCCTCCGGCAGATATTGTTGTTACAATGGGCTGTAATGTAAAGTGCCCGCTCCTGCCCTGTAAATACCGGGAAGATTGGGGACTTAACGATCCCAGCGGCATGGATGATACCGTATTTTTAGAAACCATAACCCTTATCCGGGATAAAATTTTAAACCTTAGAGACCGTATCCAAAACGGAACTATATAA
- a CDS encoding pentapeptide repeat-containing protein, with the protein MTSDELLKSTIDLLISENEQMLQQPMDHIAMLDLSEYRLNVNKVLKQISSDISANDTSSQFHGLIYLGKNFKKANLDRKNFSMSLMIAANLSGCSLWNTNFLGADLRDANIKNADLSKSIFLTQMQINSALGNSNTKIPINLTRPATWEK; encoded by the coding sequence TTGACATCAGATGAACTTCTAAAATCAACGATTGATTTGCTTATCTCCGAAAATGAACAAATGCTACAGCAGCCCATGGATCATATTGCAATGCTGGATCTCTCAGAATACAGATTAAACGTGAACAAGGTATTGAAACAGATAAGCTCCGATATTTCAGCAAATGATACATCAAGTCAATTTCACGGTTTAATCTATTTGGGAAAAAATTTTAAGAAAGCAAATCTTGACAGAAAGAATTTCAGTATGTCATTAATGATCGCTGCAAACTTATCCGGATGCAGCTTATGGAATACGAACTTTTTAGGCGCTGACCTCCGGGACGCAAACATAAAAAATGCAGATTTGAGTAAAAGCATCTTTTTAACACAAATGCAGATTAATTCCGCACTCGGAAATTCAAATACAAAAATCCCCATAAATTTAACACGTCCGGCAACGTGGGAAAAATGA
- a CDS encoding helix-turn-helix transcriptional regulator, whose amino-acid sequence MEEKIEAVQRMQDYIAEHLSESITLTALSSVSYYSPWYSYRLFLQHTSMTPADYIRRLRLSKSAIKLRDESCKIIDTALELGFGSVDGYQRAFFREFGCNPREYARSPIPLYLFTPYGVKYRTLRKEKQMETVKSVFVQVIEKPERKVLIKRGLKAADYFAYCEEVGCDVWGLLQSIKSMSGEPVCMWLPAKLIAPGTSEYVQGVEMPVNYNGVVPDGFDVIALPAAKYLMFKGEPFAEEDYCKAIEDVQTAISKYDPAVIDAQWDSSNPRIQLEPIGTRGYIELLPIK is encoded by the coding sequence ATGGAAGAAAAAATCGAGGCTGTCCAGCGGATGCAGGATTATATTGCGGAGCATCTGTCAGAAAGTATCACACTGACTGCTTTATCAAGCGTTTCCTATTATTCGCCGTGGTATTCCTATCGACTGTTCTTGCAGCATACCAGCATGACGCCAGCCGATTATATCCGGCGCCTGCGGCTCTCAAAGTCAGCAATCAAGCTTCGGGATGAATCCTGTAAAATTATAGATACTGCTTTGGAACTTGGATTTGGCAGCGTGGACGGCTATCAGCGGGCGTTCTTCCGTGAGTTTGGGTGCAATCCAAGGGAGTATGCGAGAAGCCCTATTCCGCTCTATCTTTTCACGCCTTATGGAGTCAAATATCGAACACTCAGAAAGGAGAAACAGATGGAAACTGTAAAAAGTGTATTTGTGCAGGTTATCGAAAAACCGGAACGTAAGGTGCTTATCAAAAGAGGTTTGAAGGCTGCCGACTATTTTGCTTATTGTGAGGAGGTTGGCTGTGATGTGTGGGGGCTTTTGCAAAGTATCAAATCCATGAGCGGTGAACCGGTTTGTATGTGGCTGCCCGCAAAATTAATTGCTCCCGGTACCTCGGAGTATGTGCAGGGAGTCGAAATGCCTGTGAATTATAATGGAGTTGTTCCTGATGGATTTGATGTTATTGCGCTTCCTGCCGCAAAATATCTGATGTTTAAAGGAGAGCCCTTTGCTGAGGAGGATTACTGTAAGGCCATTGAAGATGTGCAGACAGCAATCAGTAAATACGATCCAGCTGTCATTGACGCACAGTGGGATTCATCAAACCCTCGCATCCAGCTTGAGCCTATCGGCACAAGAGGTTACATTGAACTTCTGCCAATTAAATGA